Proteins encoded within one genomic window of Gimesia sp.:
- a CDS encoding response regulator, with amino-acid sequence MKVLLVDDSGTMRTIQKRCLSKLGIEDVTEAEDGVQALEYFVSNQFDIVLSDWNMPNMDGLQLLKEIRQRNKDIPVIMITTEAERARVVTAIQAGVSDYLVKPFTPDSLKSKLERWVTSNA; translated from the coding sequence ATGAAAGTTTTACTCGTAGACGACTCAGGAACAATGAGAACTATCCAGAAGCGCTGTCTGTCGAAACTGGGTATTGAAGACGTTACTGAAGCAGAAGATGGGGTTCAGGCCCTGGAATACTTTGTGAGCAACCAGTTCGATATCGTACTCAGCGACTGGAACATGCCCAACATGGATGGCTTACAGTTGCTGAAAGAAATCCGTCAGCGGAACAAAGACATTCCCGTCATCATGATTACCACCGAAGCTGAACGGGCACGTGTTGTGACTGCAATCCAGGCTGGTGTTTCAGATTACCTGGTAAAGCCGTTTACTCCCGACAGCCTCAAAAGCAA
- a CDS encoding chemotaxis protein CheX produces the protein MTSSPTLSKSELTAEFVNPIISSTISVFEMMLGCTPKRTGLSLKQDVIPQHELSAVIGISGKAAGTLVLSLSESVGKGVLDRMLGITAEEINDEVCDAVCELANMIAGSAKAQLEHLEASISIPNIITGKGHTVHYPSNVSPICISFESEIGAFSIEAGFSDR, from the coding sequence ATGACATCATCTCCAACCCTCAGTAAATCTGAACTCACTGCCGAATTTGTGAACCCGATCATCAGCTCTACGATTTCCGTTTTTGAAATGATGCTGGGTTGCACCCCCAAACGGACTGGTCTGAGTTTAAAACAGGACGTGATCCCGCAACACGAATTGAGTGCAGTCATCGGTATCTCCGGAAAGGCAGCGGGCACGCTGGTATTGAGCCTGTCCGAAAGCGTTGGTAAAGGCGTACTGGACCGCATGCTGGGAATTACGGCTGAAGAAATCAACGACGAAGTCTGTGATGCTGTATGTGAACTCGCCAACATGATTGCCGGTTCTGCCAAGGCACAACTGGAACATCTGGAAGCTTCCATCAGTATTCCAAACATCATCACTGGGAAAGGTCATACCGTACATTACCCTTCCAATGTGTCGCCGATCTGTATCTCCTTTGAATCAGAAATCGGAGCGTTCTCTATCGAAGCAGGTTTCTCTGATCGATAG
- a CDS encoding response regulator transcription factor: MLTSTDLIRIVLVDDHMMLVDSLVSRFHRDTQIEVVGTATNADEGLSLILETEPDVVILDVELPGRGSFDIAEEISSRLKNTKMIFLTGYLSDIFIELALRVDAVGYLLKGEPIESLIHAIKKASRGEYCFSQSVQERLVYDHKKNRYSIQSQSMLTSLTSRQIEVLRHLARGKSVKEVARSMHLSEKSIDSHKYRIMHKLGIHDRVELARYSIREGLTLP, from the coding sequence ATGTTAACTTCAACTGATTTGATTCGAATTGTCCTGGTGGACGACCACATGATGCTGGTTGATTCACTGGTATCACGCTTTCACAGAGATACCCAGATCGAAGTCGTCGGAACGGCGACCAATGCGGATGAAGGGTTGTCGCTGATTCTGGAGACAGAACCGGATGTCGTCATTCTGGATGTCGAACTGCCGGGGCGTGGCTCGTTTGACATTGCTGAGGAAATCAGCTCCCGACTCAAGAATACCAAAATGATTTTTCTGACAGGTTATCTGTCAGACATCTTCATTGAGCTGGCATTACGAGTGGATGCCGTCGGCTACCTGCTCAAAGGGGAGCCGATTGAATCATTGATCCATGCGATCAAGAAGGCCTCCCGTGGGGAATACTGTTTCTCTCAATCGGTCCAGGAAAGGCTCGTTTACGATCATAAAAAGAACCGCTACTCGATCCAGTCACAAAGCATGCTGACTTCGTTGACTTCACGTCAGATCGAAGTGCTGCGGCATCTGGCACGCGGTAAGAGCGTGAAAGAAGTGGCCCGGTCGATGCACCTTTCGGAAAAATCGATCGACAGTCACAAGTATCGGATCATGCACAAGCTGGGCATTCACGACCGCGTTGAGCTGGCCCGCTATTCCATTCGCGAAGGATTGACACTCCCTTAG
- a CDS encoding aldo/keto reductase, translating into MSQLRTIGKTDIQITPIAMGCWPISGVTSVDVTEEASLATLQAAFDAGINFFDTAYCYGYDGESEKLIAKALGDKRDEIVIASKGGIHWKDRKQVRDASPARIIQECDESLQRLNTDRIDLHYLHGPDPEIPVGESAVAFNELREAGKIRSVGVSNFTLEQLQEFHAVCPISAYQPRYNMLQRDIELDRLPWCRDNEVSVMAYWPLMKGLLAGKLARDHQFDPQDGRQKYPMFHGAEWEKNQDFLDELRTLSTEWEHSIAEIVIRWTIQQPGITCALCGAKRPEQIQENAEVMNFELSESQLETLDRLIAERGPIQS; encoded by the coding sequence ATGAGCCAGTTACGCACTATCGGCAAGACAGACATCCAGATCACCCCCATCGCCATGGGCTGCTGGCCCATCTCCGGGGTTACCAGCGTGGATGTCACCGAAGAGGCCAGTCTGGCCACGCTCCAGGCCGCGTTTGATGCAGGCATCAACTTCTTTGACACCGCTTACTGCTACGGATACGACGGCGAAAGTGAAAAACTGATCGCCAAAGCCCTGGGTGACAAACGCGACGAGATTGTCATCGCTTCCAAAGGAGGCATTCACTGGAAAGACCGGAAACAGGTCCGCGACGCCTCCCCCGCCCGCATCATACAGGAATGCGATGAGAGCCTGCAGCGGTTGAACACCGACCGCATCGATCTGCACTATCTGCACGGCCCCGATCCGGAAATCCCGGTCGGTGAATCTGCAGTCGCGTTCAACGAGTTGCGGGAAGCGGGCAAGATTCGCTCCGTTGGCGTTTCCAACTTCACGCTGGAACAGCTACAGGAGTTTCATGCGGTCTGCCCGATCTCCGCCTATCAGCCCCGCTATAACATGCTGCAGCGGGACATCGAACTGGATCGTCTCCCCTGGTGCAGAGACAACGAGGTATCGGTGATGGCGTACTGGCCTTTGATGAAAGGTCTGCTGGCCGGCAAGCTCGCGCGGGATCATCAGTTCGATCCGCAGGACGGCAGACAGAAATATCCCATGTTTCATGGAGCAGAATGGGAAAAGAATCAGGATTTCCTGGATGAACTCCGCACGCTTTCCACGGAATGGGAACACTCGATTGCAGAGATCGTCATCCGCTGGACAATCCAGCAGCCCGGCATCACATGTGCCTTATGTGGTGCCAAACGTCCGGAGCAGATTCAGGAAAATGCGGAGGTAATGAATTTTGAACTCTCTGAATCACAACTGGAAACCCTTGATCGCCTGATTGCAGAGCGCGGGCCGATCCAATCCTGA
- a CDS encoding SOS response-associated peptidase, with translation MCARFFLFSPDEEIKRLFQMVSFPQVSPRYNIAPSQPVLAITNAGAALEVRHFQWGFIPAWSKDPQPGQAMINARSETAASKPSFKNAFRYRRCLIPANGFYEWKSAGNRSKQAMCVRLSEEPLFAMAGLWEQWSSPDGSELETCSVLTTAANSLLEGIHPRMPVILRPEQYRKWLSADTTPIPQLETLMQTYPADEMQAYPVSSFVNRVANDSPECIEPIREQKTLF, from the coding sequence ATGTGTGCCCGTTTTTTCCTGTTTTCGCCTGACGAAGAAATCAAGCGGCTGTTTCAGATGGTGTCATTTCCACAGGTTTCCCCGCGCTATAACATCGCCCCTTCCCAACCCGTGCTGGCGATAACGAATGCTGGTGCGGCGCTCGAGGTCCGGCATTTTCAATGGGGTTTTATTCCTGCCTGGTCCAAAGATCCACAGCCGGGACAGGCGATGATCAACGCCCGTTCGGAAACCGCAGCTTCAAAACCTTCGTTTAAAAACGCATTCCGCTACCGTCGCTGCCTGATTCCTGCGAATGGGTTTTATGAGTGGAAGAGTGCCGGCAATCGTTCGAAGCAGGCGATGTGTGTGCGTCTCAGTGAGGAACCCCTGTTTGCGATGGCTGGATTGTGGGAACAGTGGAGCAGTCCGGACGGCAGCGAACTGGAGACCTGCAGTGTGTTGACGACCGCTGCCAATTCATTGCTGGAAGGCATCCATCCGCGGATGCCGGTGATCCTGAGACCGGAACAGTACCGCAAATGGCTGAGTGCCGACACGACACCGATTCCGCAGCTGGAAACTCTAATGCAGACCTATCCTGCAGACGAGATGCAGGCTTACCCGGTCAGTTCCTTCGTGAATCGGGTGGCCAACGATTCCCCCGAATGCATCGAACCGATCCGCGAACAGAAAACGCTGTTCTAG
- a CDS encoding HAD family hydrolase, whose translation MHICLFDIDGTLIDSGGAGQHSILHMLEDEFQVAAPIEGIPTAGRTDHSIMVDLFEYFKIENTSANRKRFEAGYLRLLASNLKTRQGRVLPGIREILDTLAEHEHVDLGLLTGNFEQGAHQKLTHYDLHHFFEFGAYGDHHADRNDVAHEAVRQIQLRHAPELLTKATIWVIGDTPSDITCARAIGAQVIAVATGVYPLEELEKCKPDYLFAHFEEIQPVLSLFAPPSVTF comes from the coding sequence ATGCACATCTGCCTGTTTGACATTGATGGTACGCTTATTGACTCCGGCGGCGCCGGTCAGCATTCAATCCTGCACATGCTGGAAGACGAATTTCAGGTAGCCGCCCCCATCGAGGGCATCCCGACGGCCGGCCGCACCGATCACTCGATCATGGTCGATCTGTTTGAATACTTTAAGATCGAAAACACCAGTGCCAACCGCAAGCGTTTCGAAGCAGGTTATCTCAGGTTGCTGGCCTCCAATCTGAAGACCCGCCAGGGACGCGTGCTGCCGGGCATCCGCGAAATTCTGGATACCCTGGCCGAACACGAGCATGTCGACCTGGGTTTATTGACCGGAAATTTTGAGCAGGGCGCGCATCAGAAACTGACGCATTACGATCTGCACCACTTTTTCGAATTTGGTGCTTACGGCGATCATCACGCTGACCGTAACGACGTCGCCCATGAAGCGGTCCGACAGATTCAGCTGCGTCATGCTCCCGAGCTCCTGACGAAGGCGACCATCTGGGTCATCGGCGATACCCCGAGCGACATCACCTGTGCCCGGGCCATCGGTGCCCAGGTCATTGCGGTCGCTACCGGCGTCTATCCCCTCGAAGAACTGGAAAAGTGCAAACCCGACTACCTGTTCGCACACTTCGAAGAGATCCAGCCGGTCCTCTCGCTGTTCGCACCACCTTCAGTAACGTTCTAG
- a CDS encoding AAA family ATPase, with protein sequence MYYDFWNLSQAPFSQQQDLALFFESELHEEALARLLFVAEEQKKCSLFSGPSGTGKSLTLKACQQILTRSSCQCEYLDLLGLGEEEFLWQLCAQLRLGPAHETPLPQLWRQLTDCLTGMQLTQGRLLLLLDHVDLSRLEALHAIERLLHTGNQQFPSLSLVLTMDEANSPQAERAAQISDLSIELTALDSEMTENYIQHRLSLSGCADAVFTTDAIKEIHRSTHGFPTRINQICDLALLAGYEQNLNEIDAEVIRRAQREINGAPAHVNRISEAIQGV encoded by the coding sequence ATGTACTACGACTTCTGGAATTTGTCACAGGCACCCTTTTCTCAACAACAGGATCTGGCGCTGTTCTTCGAAAGTGAACTCCATGAAGAGGCCCTGGCCCGTCTGCTGTTCGTGGCAGAGGAACAGAAAAAATGCAGTCTGTTTAGCGGTCCTTCCGGCACAGGAAAGTCACTCACGTTAAAAGCCTGTCAGCAGATTCTGACCCGCAGTTCCTGTCAGTGTGAATACCTGGACCTGCTGGGACTCGGAGAAGAAGAGTTTCTCTGGCAACTCTGTGCCCAACTGCGTCTCGGCCCTGCCCATGAGACCCCGCTGCCTCAGCTCTGGAGACAGCTCACCGACTGTCTGACCGGCATGCAACTCACCCAGGGTCGACTCCTGCTGCTGCTAGATCACGTTGATCTGAGCCGCCTGGAGGCACTGCACGCCATCGAGCGTCTGTTGCACACCGGCAATCAGCAGTTTCCCAGTCTCTCGCTTGTGCTGACAATGGACGAAGCCAACTCGCCCCAGGCCGAGCGTGCCGCACAGATTTCCGATCTGTCGATCGAACTGACGGCCCTGGATTCGGAAATGACCGAAAATTATATTCAGCATCGCCTGAGCCTCTCCGGTTGTGCCGACGCGGTCTTCACCACAGATGCGATTAAAGAAATTCACCGGTCCACACACGGATTCCCGACCCGAATCAATCAAATCTGTGATCTGGCACTGCTCGCTGGATATGAACAGAATCTGAACGAAATCGACGCCGAAGTGATCCGCAGGGCACAACGTGAAATTAATGGTGCACCTGCACACGTCAACCGCATTTCCGAAGCCATCCAGGGTGTATAG
- a CDS encoding 16S rRNA (uracil(1498)-N(3))-methyltransferase, which translates to MTHRFFYEGSLDDALLQLDGSEAHHLLHVLRMKVGDEVLLFNGTGIEAEGQIEKTGRKTVDIKVVRRHEIEAETQVPLILATAVPKGDRFRWLVEKAAELGVTRLVPLTTERSSVDPGENRLKKLQQTIVSAAKQSGQIRLMELAPLQPLSDFVKEIDPAEQQLLIADPQGSAWTELNLSESETSAAGVVILIGPEGGFSAEEVQAAEDAGAQAVQINAGILRIETAALLMAGLVRLP; encoded by the coding sequence ATGACGCATCGTTTTTTTTATGAAGGTTCTTTGGACGACGCGCTCCTCCAACTGGACGGGAGTGAGGCCCATCATCTGCTGCACGTGTTGCGGATGAAGGTGGGGGATGAGGTCCTGCTGTTTAACGGCACCGGAATTGAAGCTGAGGGGCAGATTGAGAAAACGGGGCGGAAAACGGTCGATATCAAGGTCGTGCGTCGTCATGAAATCGAGGCTGAGACACAGGTTCCCCTGATTTTGGCGACCGCGGTTCCCAAGGGAGATCGCTTTCGCTGGCTGGTCGAAAAAGCAGCCGAACTGGGCGTCACCAGGCTCGTCCCCCTGACTACGGAACGGAGCAGCGTCGATCCGGGTGAGAACCGATTGAAAAAATTACAACAGACGATTGTGTCTGCAGCGAAACAGTCGGGCCAGATTCGACTGATGGAGCTGGCCCCGTTACAGCCGTTGAGCGACTTCGTCAAGGAGATCGACCCGGCAGAGCAGCAACTGCTGATCGCCGATCCGCAGGGATCCGCGTGGACGGAACTGAATCTGTCTGAATCGGAGACATCCGCAGCCGGTGTTGTGATTCTGATCGGCCCCGAAGGGGGCTTTTCTGCTGAAGAAGTTCAGGCGGCTGAAGACGCCGGGGCGCAGGCGGTTCAGATCAACGCGGGAATTCTGCGGATTGAGACGGCAGCGCTCCTGATGGCAGGCCTGGTTCGCTTGCCTTAG
- a CDS encoding DUF5658 family protein: MDETDPQPNEKKSGRSFLGNQLPLERETCIFILVNALDVFMTYLLLVTGSFRESNQLANYFIAHWGIRGMVYFKFSLVAVVTVIAQIVARKKMETGRKLLNFGSLIVAGVVIYSFVLLMRSGYLFK, encoded by the coding sequence ATGGATGAAACCGATCCGCAACCCAATGAAAAAAAATCAGGCCGCTCGTTCCTGGGGAATCAACTTCCTCTGGAGCGGGAGACCTGCATCTTTATCCTGGTCAATGCACTGGATGTGTTTATGACCTACCTGCTGCTGGTCACCGGAAGTTTCCGCGAGTCCAATCAGTTGGCCAACTACTTCATCGCCCACTGGGGCATCCGGGGGATGGTCTACTTCAAGTTCTCCCTGGTGGCGGTGGTGACGGTGATTGCCCAGATCGTGGCTCGCAAGAAAATGGAGACCGGTCGCAAGCTGTTGAACTTCGGCTCGCTGATCGTCGCAGGCGTCGTCATCTACAGCTTCGTGCTACTGATGCGTTCGGGCTACTTGTTTAAATAA
- a CDS encoding sugar phosphate isomerase/epimerase family protein: MAVPSETQFNQETSRREFLKSASLAGFGALAAGSLFTDTVLSAGVQKKTAPEHLKLSLAAYSFNRDLQKYWPTPRKRKTPATMDIMDFVRYCGELKLDGCELTSYYFPNPVSEDYLKETKDLVGSLGMEVSGTAIGNDFCLPKGDARDAQLEMTRNWIDYAAILGAPVIRIFAGRVPKGGNEAEAIKMCQIGINESLKYAEQKGVSLALENHGGITSTPEQMMRIIDGINKSPNFGVNFDSGNFRTEHPYADLEKIAPLAINAQIKVEMGARGEEKPADIPRIVKILKDANYKNFIVLEYEADEPPKEAIPGYIKQLRKLV, translated from the coding sequence ATGGCAGTTCCTTCAGAGACCCAATTCAACCAGGAAACCAGCAGACGCGAATTTCTGAAATCAGCCTCACTGGCCGGTTTCGGTGCCCTCGCAGCAGGTTCTTTGTTCACAGACACCGTTTTGTCCGCCGGTGTTCAGAAAAAAACGGCACCCGAACATCTCAAACTGAGTCTGGCCGCCTATTCTTTCAACCGGGATCTGCAGAAATACTGGCCCACGCCCCGCAAACGCAAAACTCCCGCCACCATGGATATCATGGATTTCGTTCGCTACTGCGGCGAGCTGAAACTGGATGGCTGCGAGCTGACCAGCTACTACTTCCCCAACCCGGTCAGTGAAGACTATCTGAAAGAGACGAAGGATCTCGTCGGCTCTCTGGGCATGGAAGTCTCCGGCACCGCCATCGGCAACGACTTCTGTCTGCCCAAAGGCGATGCCCGCGACGCACAGCTGGAAATGACCCGCAACTGGATCGACTACGCCGCTATTTTGGGCGCGCCCGTCATCCGGATCTTCGCCGGTCGTGTTCCCAAGGGAGGCAACGAAGCAGAAGCCATCAAGATGTGCCAGATAGGGATTAACGAATCGCTGAAGTATGCGGAACAGAAAGGCGTCAGCCTCGCGTTGGAAAATCATGGCGGCATTACTTCCACCCCGGAACAGATGATGCGTATTATCGATGGCATCAACAAATCGCCTAACTTTGGCGTGAACTTCGACAGCGGTAACTTCCGCACCGAACATCCCTACGCAGACCTGGAAAAGATCGCTCCCCTGGCGATCAATGCCCAGATCAAAGTCGAGATGGGTGCCCGTGGGGAAGAAAAACCGGCCGACATTCCCCGGATCGTGAAAATTCTCAAGGACGCAAACTACAAGAACTTCATCGTCCTGGAGTATGAAGCTGATGAACCACCCAAAGAAGCAATTCCCGGCTACATCAAACAGCTGCGCAAGCTGGTTTGA
- the leuS gene encoding leucine--tRNA ligase: protein MPRYDAKRIETKWQAYWDQHETFKTGDFVEGKDKLYVLDMFPYPSGDGLHVGHPEGYTATDIVCRHARMQGKQVLHPMGWDAFGLPAEQHAIKTGTPPRITTQKNIDTFRRQLKMLGFSYDWSREFSTTDPDYFRWTQWIFLQLFDSWFDSECKWTGPDGKERTGRARPISELPIPEKVQAAGEEAVRRYQDRQRLAYQHEAPVNWCPKLGTVLANEEIIDGKSERGGHPVERVPLRQWMLRITKYGDRLVDGLEGLDWSDSIKSLQTNWIGRSEGAEVDFFIGSGDPEADVYEEFDNWKAKRRSAGFPEDQEEDVLRVYTTRPDTLYGATYMVLAPEHPFVDRLTAIEQEEAVEAYRKQAALKSDLDRTDLAKEKTGVFSGNFAINPVNGAPIPIWIADYVLSSYGTGAIMAVPAHDLRDWEFAVKFDLLIIPVVEPPADYEPTKDELALEAEIDGEKRTPFSGLGTAIHSREFNGTPTAEFKKQITADLVSQGVGKGAVNYRLRDWLFSRQHFWGEPFPIWHELDADGNITGLMRAEAAENLPVELPELKEFKPTGTPEPPLSVAPEEWLYKTDADGTRLMREVNSMPQWAGSCWYYLRYADPKNGERFIDPEIEKQWLPVDLYIGGGEHAVLHLLYARFWHQVLFDRGYVTCPEPFQKLVNQGMILGDVELTGFQKTDGSWISAKDVEESDESDTKWAIKNSGEPATPIKLESEQVEKAGEDFVLVGEPEIFVNSRAHKMSKSRGNVVNPDFVVDEYGADSLRMYEMFMGPLEATKPWSMSGVDGVCRFLGRVWRLIIDERAEELQLNESVTDADPSEEQLRILHKTIKAVTADIEKLSFNTAISRMMEFVNAMGQQKTRSRSVLSDFLLLLSPFAPHIAEELWSILGHTESLAYADWPQYDEALLQESVVEVPVQVNGKLRSKISVAADADQAAMQQAAEQDETIAKYLEGKTIVKAVVIPGRLINFVVK from the coding sequence ATGCCTCGCTATGACGCCAAGCGGATTGAAACCAAATGGCAAGCCTATTGGGACCAGCACGAAACCTTCAAAACGGGAGACTTTGTTGAAGGGAAAGACAAGCTGTATGTTCTCGATATGTTTCCCTATCCGTCGGGCGATGGCTTGCACGTGGGGCATCCGGAAGGTTACACCGCCACCGATATCGTCTGTCGTCATGCCCGTATGCAGGGGAAGCAGGTCTTGCACCCCATGGGCTGGGATGCCTTCGGCTTGCCCGCGGAGCAGCACGCGATCAAAACCGGCACCCCGCCACGGATTACGACGCAGAAAAACATCGACACCTTCCGCCGCCAGTTGAAGATGCTCGGCTTCAGTTACGACTGGAGTCGTGAATTCTCCACGACCGATCCCGATTACTTCCGCTGGACGCAGTGGATCTTTTTGCAGTTGTTCGATTCCTGGTTCGACAGTGAATGCAAGTGGACCGGGCCGGACGGGAAAGAACGCACGGGTCGGGCTCGTCCCATCAGCGAATTGCCGATTCCTGAGAAAGTGCAGGCCGCGGGAGAAGAAGCGGTCCGTCGTTACCAGGATCGTCAGCGACTCGCTTACCAGCATGAAGCGCCGGTCAACTGGTGCCCGAAGTTGGGAACCGTGTTGGCGAATGAAGAAATCATCGACGGCAAGAGCGAACGGGGCGGCCATCCGGTCGAGCGGGTCCCCTTGCGGCAGTGGATGTTGCGGATCACCAAGTACGGCGATCGTCTCGTGGACGGACTCGAAGGTCTCGACTGGTCCGATTCGATCAAGTCGCTTCAGACCAACTGGATTGGCCGCAGTGAAGGGGCCGAGGTTGATTTCTTTATCGGCTCGGGAGACCCGGAAGCAGACGTCTATGAGGAATTTGACAACTGGAAAGCGAAGCGTCGCTCAGCAGGCTTTCCGGAAGATCAGGAAGAGGATGTTTTACGGGTTTATACAACCCGTCCGGATACGTTGTACGGAGCCACCTACATGGTGTTGGCGCCCGAGCATCCGTTTGTCGATCGTCTGACCGCAATCGAACAGGAAGAGGCGGTGGAGGCCTATCGGAAACAGGCGGCCCTTAAGAGTGACCTCGACCGGACCGATCTCGCCAAGGAGAAGACAGGCGTCTTTAGCGGCAACTTTGCGATCAATCCCGTTAATGGTGCGCCGATCCCGATCTGGATTGCCGACTATGTCTTGAGCAGCTACGGCACCGGTGCCATCATGGCGGTTCCCGCACACGACTTGCGGGACTGGGAATTCGCGGTGAAATTTGATCTGTTGATCATACCTGTCGTGGAACCGCCGGCTGACTATGAACCGACAAAGGATGAACTGGCTTTAGAAGCCGAAATCGATGGTGAGAAACGCACGCCCTTTTCCGGGTTGGGGACGGCGATTCATTCGCGTGAATTTAACGGCACTCCGACGGCCGAATTCAAGAAACAGATTACCGCGGATCTCGTCAGTCAGGGCGTGGGCAAAGGGGCCGTCAATTACCGGTTGCGGGACTGGCTCTTCAGTCGTCAGCACTTCTGGGGCGAGCCGTTCCCGATCTGGCATGAACTCGATGCGGATGGCAACATCACCGGTTTGATGCGGGCCGAGGCGGCGGAGAATTTGCCCGTCGAACTTCCCGAGTTGAAAGAATTCAAGCCGACAGGCACTCCGGAACCGCCGTTGTCTGTCGCCCCTGAAGAGTGGTTGTACAAAACCGACGCGGACGGCACGCGCTTGATGCGGGAAGTCAACAGCATGCCGCAATGGGCGGGATCCTGCTGGTACTATTTGCGGTATGCCGATCCGAAAAACGGGGAGCGGTTTATTGATCCCGAGATTGAAAAGCAGTGGTTGCCCGTCGATCTCTACATCGGCGGTGGTGAGCACGCGGTGTTGCACCTGCTCTATGCCCGTTTCTGGCATCAGGTGTTGTTCGACCGTGGTTATGTGACCTGCCCCGAACCGTTCCAGAAGCTCGTGAACCAGGGGATGATTCTCGGCGACGTCGAGTTGACCGGCTTCCAGAAAACCGACGGCTCCTGGATCTCCGCGAAAGACGTGGAAGAATCGGATGAGTCCGACACGAAATGGGCCATTAAGAACTCAGGTGAACCAGCCACGCCGATCAAACTCGAATCGGAACAGGTTGAAAAAGCGGGCGAAGATTTCGTGCTCGTGGGTGAACCGGAGATCTTCGTCAACAGCCGCGCGCATAAGATGTCGAAGTCGCGAGGCAACGTGGTCAATCCCGACTTTGTGGTGGACGAGTACGGTGCCGACTCCTTGCGGATGTACGAGATGTTTATGGGGCCACTCGAAGCGACCAAGCCCTGGAGCATGAGCGGCGTGGACGGCGTCTGTCGTTTCCTCGGTCGCGTCTGGCGATTGATCATCGATGAACGTGCCGAAGAGTTGCAGTTGAACGAGAGCGTGACCGACGCAGATCCCTCGGAAGAACAGTTGCGGATTCTGCACAAGACCATCAAGGCGGTGACCGCAGATATCGAGAAGCTCTCGTTCAATACGGCCATCAGCCGCATGATGGAATTCGTGAACGCGATGGGGCAGCAGAAGACGCGTTCGCGTTCGGTGCTTTCTGATTTCCTGCTGTTGCTCTCCCCGTTCGCACCACACATCGCCGAGGAACTCTGGAGCATCCTCGGTCATACCGAGTCGCTGGCCTACGCCGACTGGCCGCAGTATGACGAAGCGTTGCTGCAGGAATCGGTGGTCGAAGTGCCGGTGCAGGTGAATGGAAAATTGCGATCCAAGATCTCGGTTGCCGCCGATGCGGACCAGGCAGCGATGCAGCAGGCCGCGGAGCAGGACGAGACCATCGCCAAATACCTGGAAGGCAAGACGATCGTGAAAGCGGTCGTGATTCCGGGCCGGTTGATCAACTTCGTGGTGAAGTAA
- a CDS encoding SMI1/KNR4 family protein, translating into MLGPQSFIQRLIASKVAKPHQIRGCSESEIKRICDASALPLPNAYLEFLRVAGKGAGRFMWEVNQYYDDMLKLNYEAEDTLDIFEKGKLILPKNAYVFSMRYGEQFLFFIADGTSDNPSVFYYYEGDGKFTDLKKTFWDVIEGELVEWEEDFRKSGDDPNSAINLFWNME; encoded by the coding sequence ATGTTAGGCCCTCAATCATTTATACAGAGGTTAATCGCATCAAAAGTAGCGAAACCACATCAGATCCGAGGATGTTCAGAATCGGAGATCAAACGGATTTGTGATGCATCTGCTTTGCCGCTCCCCAATGCATATTTAGAGTTTTTAAGGGTCGCTGGAAAAGGTGCAGGCCGTTTCATGTGGGAAGTCAATCAATATTATGATGATATGCTAAAACTTAATTATGAAGCTGAGGATACACTCGATATTTTTGAAAAAGGTAAATTAATACTACCAAAAAATGCTTACGTATTTTCAATGCGATATGGGGAACAGTTTCTGTTTTTTATTGCTGATGGCACAAGCGACAACCCTTCTGTTTTTTACTATTACGAAGGAGATGGCAAATTTACGGATCTAAAAAAAACGTTCTGGGATGTCATCGAAGGCGAACTGGTAGAGTGGGAAGAAGATTTTCGAAAATCAGGTGATGATCCAAATTCAGCTATTAATCTGTTTTGGAATATGGAGTAA
- a CDS encoding DUF4303 domain-containing protein — MCDDGISSFASYLLSASMLPAEAAADFRFNPLDWEPCSEVRELAEVNLLLQQVRSEVDDSNFPQYARRVFDACIEALARLNLHDRYGSELFITMGGVDPTDLLEHEEYRFVERVNRPATYEAWLRDYA; from the coding sequence ATGTGTGACGACGGGATCAGCAGTTTTGCCTCGTACCTTCTGTCCGCATCAATGCTCCCGGCAGAGGCGGCAGCGGATTTCCGGTTTAATCCGCTGGACTGGGAACCCTGCAGCGAGGTACGAGAGTTGGCCGAGGTCAATCTGCTCCTGCAACAGGTTCGGAGTGAAGTCGATGATTCGAATTTCCCACAATACGCGCGTCGTGTGTTTGACGCCTGTATTGAAGCGCTGGCTCGACTGAATTTACACGATCGATACGGCTCGGAATTGTTCATTACCATGGGCGGCGTTGATCCGACAGACCTTCTGGAGCACGAGGAATACCGTTTTGTGGAACGGGTGAATCGTCCCGCTACTTATGAGGCCTGGCTGCGTGATTACGCCTAG